One region of Candidatus Nanoarchaeia archaeon genomic DNA includes:
- a CDS encoding 30S ribosomal protein S8e — translation MAFTHGRSRRSTSGAYIRKNLKGSRHFASGRNPTFTKFGPRKIKQDRQKGGGTKTRLLMADIVNVSDAKTKKTFKVKITGILENPASSNLVRRNILTKGTVVQTEKGKARITSRPGQEGTVSGVLLS, via the coding sequence ATGGCATTCACCCATGGCAGATCCAGGCGTTCGACTTCAGGAGCCTACATCAGAAAGAACCTTAAAGGCAGCAGGCATTTTGCTTCTGGACGGAACCCTACGTTTACCAAGTTTGGCCCAAGGAAGATCAAGCAGGATCGCCAGAAGGGCGGCGGCACCAAGACACGACTCCTTATGGCAGATATAGTCAATGTTTCTGATGCGAAAACAAAGAAAACATTTAAGGTTAAGATTACCGGAATCCTGGAGAACCCTGCGTCATCAAACCTTGTCAGGAGAAATATCCTCACAAAAGGAACTGTAGTCCAGACAGAAAAAGGCAAGGCAAGGATTACCTCGCGGCCAGGGCAGGAAGGGACTGTGAGCGGCGTTTTACTTTCTTAA